CCACAATTTAAGTAATTAATTTTTTGTTAAAGAGacaaaaagttattattttaaaccTCATAACATAAGTTATAAACACAAGAAAAAAGGGTTTTTTTTTAATCTAACCTTGGAAGTCCAACATTTGCCTTCACCATTGTGGATAGCATTGACAAGGCCAGTGTAGTCCCAATTCTTGATGACATTATAAGGCCCATCATGGATTTCCACTTCGATTGTGTAACCCCCGTTGTTGATTAGGAATATAATTGTATTTTGTCCACATCGAATCATTGTTGAAATATCTTGCGCTGTTACctgattaaaaaaaaagttaacgattaaataaatattatttattaaaccTTGTACAAAATTATTTCCCATGTTCTAAAATTAATAGGAATTGTTTAATAATCTGACCTGGAAACTACCATCGCCAATGCAAGCAATAACACGCTTGTCTTTGGCTGCTTGAGCATAACCCAGAGTCGCACCTACAGACCAACCAATCGATCCATATTGCATCTGGAATTCATAACTGGATAAAAATGAAAAGTATGTCActataaaaataaaatcatatttCATAATTATATTGTAAAATTTGTTCATAATTTGTGAAATTTCTTACCCACAATTTTCAGGGAGACGTAGTTTTTGACAATTGAACCACGAGTCACCTGTCTCAGCAATTACAGCACTTTCACCGCTCAACATTTCCTGTCAATGAAATAAATGTAAACAACAAAGAAAAAACAAATAAACTTGTAAcgtgatattaaaaaaaaaaaaaaaaaaagacaaaataaaTAATCATACTTGAATATGTTTGAAGAGGATATTAACCCTAAGAGGTTCATTTTTCTCGTACTTTAAAGGCACACCATTTGGCACAAAGATTCTCTGATAGTTCTCCAATGCTGTGTTGTTCTTTTTCACCTTTTTAGCTAAAGCGCTCAAGAAATCTGCCATGAACACCCACCCTAAAGAAGGACCATGTCCAATTGTCACACGATTAGGCTGAACAAAGATGGATTTTTCTTTCTTTATCAACAAGGAGTACCCAACTGAACTATAATCATTGAAAATGGGTCCAACGAAAATGTACGCATCAGCGGATTCAACTATTTCGCCAACAAAATTGGTACTCACTGCGCCCCAATAAGTGCCAATGAAATTCGGGTGGGTTTCGGGTACAAGTCCTTTGGCTGATGGCATTATGGCGATTGGAAACCCTGAAGCATCTGCGAATTCCATAAACGCTTTTTGAGCCTTTGAAACTCTCAATTTGGATCCGGCTACAATGACTGGTTTCACAGCTTTGTTTAAGAATTTTGCTGTTTCTTCTACTGCTGCTTCTAGCCCTAATGGATTGCTGGATCTGTAGAAGATGGGGTGtgtaattatacaagtaatagcAATGAAATTTGTTCATTTGTTCATTTGTTCATTATAAATGTGTTGATGGATCATAAGACTTACATTGGTGGAAGAAAGTAAGGAACGGGTTCTCTGGCAAATGTAGGATGAGGAATTCCAGGCAGATTACAACTTATACTGATGTACACTGGTTTGCTTTCTTTCAACGCAGTTGAAATTGCAGTGTCAATTTGTTCATGTGCATCATCCAAGTTATTCACCACTGCCTGTTGTTTCATTCAACATAAATCCATCAATATCATATAACAAGATCACAACTTTCTGAGTTTAAATGTTTCATTTTTGTAAGACTATATATGTGAAAGTTTTCATCTTAGCTGAGTAGTTACTAAGTAAACACTAGTTAACAATCATTATTACTCAAGTTCAAAATCGATAAAATACAAAAGCCTTGGAAATTAAAATCAGCGTACCTGAGCACAAGTGACAGTTTGAAAACACTGCATTTCCTGTGTAAAATCCGGCAACCCAATTGTATGATGAAGAATCCGATTCGTCCCATAATCATTCGAATTGGGTCCACCGACTATACAAATCACGGGCAGATTCTCACTGTAAGCACCGGCGATCGCGTTGAGCACACTCAGCCCACCGACGGTGAACGTCACGACGCAGGCGCCGACTCCCTTAGCTCGTGCGTATCCATCGGCTGCATAGCCGGCGTTTAGCTCGTTGCAGCAGCCAACGAGGTTGAGACCAGGCTCGGCAATCAAGTGgtcaagtaaagtcaagttgaaGTCGCCGGGAACAGAGAACACGTCTTTCACACCAATCTGAACTAAACGGCGAGCCAGGTGCCCGCCGAGGGTTCCGCTTGACAACGGAGCGGTGGTTATCGGCTCTGCCTTGACGCGAACTTCATAATCAGCTTCCATGGGATTAAGTTGATGCTGATAGCAATTAGCAAAATCTTAGAGATAGTGAATGGGAAATTGTTTCTAAATTGGGATTATTTGCGGATGTGTACTTATACGCATATTTTTAGTGGGATCATATTCATAAACATAAacaaggtggtggttttcaaatTTGGAGACTATGGGCTGTGGCGGCCATGAAGAATAGCTAGGGCAGTAAACTCCGCTTTTTTCAGCGGTTATATTAGTATAATAagtaaaatataatataatttactTATATATGacaatgaaaaattaaatatcaacTTCCTATTTATGTTTCTGTGCCAACTTacatatttagataatattaattatattttaatagaTTTGTTATAATTTCAAATGGATAAGAAGTCAAgtaaaggatatttaatttcttacATTATAACAATATATTTCTAATTTGTGAAGATATTTTCaaaatgtttaaaaatataacaatataaGTAAAACCTAAAAACATCTTAGaataaacacaaagaaataaaGACGTaaaattagaatatatatatatatatatatatatatatatatatatatatatatatatatatatatatatatatatataaataatgaacTCAGGGGTTAAACTTGTAACCTTTTAGAATACAAAGATGTCGTTTGCttttttgaagcaaaaattcATGAAATCTGCTAACCACCTCTGCAACACTCTGTAGTAGAAGTGTAACATCcgtaaaattcataaaaattttaaacttttcaaacattctAAAATCAtccattgtttacaaattgttttcaaaataatctatGATCAGAATTTTCCCAGAAATCACAAGATGAAaaatgaggaggtgcacgatcaagcttTCGTCTTTCCATGGTCATCCGAAGTACCTTAAacaaaatccacaactgtaagcccgaagcttagtgagttcccccaaaataccgatacataacaaacaatacacataataacaacatgtaatgggtccacaactttacagactggattacccctaagTCCATAGCATGAGTCTAGCTTGCTTATCAAGCCCACAACTCATGTCGggattgctcccgagcccacatcaTAAGTTTGGCTTGCCCCTCGGGCCCACAGCTTATGTCAGGCTTGCTCCCTCAGTCCTTGGACTGGAATATAAAGAttagcccacagtatgagtctggcatgtcCTATACGACCCTCAGCTTGAATCTGGAATACtcatgagtcctcagtatgagtctggcatgccctccctggccctcaactcatatctggcatactctagggtttgttggctacaacacggagcagtacaacctcaacccaacccacacaatatgccgacatgtaacagataaataTACATACAGATAATCAGGCAGtgtcacaggtagtcctacagatctactatactagcatatcaaactagcatgcatatTTAACTCATACTCAGCATATCAATCACTATTAGGATATCAATCCAAcgagtcggccttggtgccttcgaaccctaagtatagtgaggaaaactcacctaatAAGTAGTGTTGAACCTGTAATATCAATCTCAACTCACGactccaactcaactgcctacaaTCACCAATGACTACTTCGTTAAAATCCTAAAATACCttcagaagtcaaacttggtcaaccatggttagagtcaaagtcaacagtcaaggtcaacattccatgttgacccaactcgtcgagtgcatcttctGACTCATTGAGTTCCTTCATGTCTCAGAAAATTATGAAAAAGCTCGAGGCAATTTGTTGAGTTACCAGATCAACTAGTCGAGCTCTTCAGCATCCAGAAAgtaggaaaaccctaaccaacttgtcgagttgtgtaacatcccgactcccaggtataaaaaTTTAAAGCTTATAGTCATATTCTtagacctacttgacgagttggatgccccaactcgtcgtgtaaaAGAGAATCAGGCAGCGTGATTTaggaggtctactcgacgagttggaggaccctaactcgacgagtaggagctggaaaatgaaactctaatttccagggttctacaccctatttaaagggtgatTAGCTTCCCTCTGCCTCCCTTATCGTCCCCCTTGagcttagaaaaccctaatcgcgTCTACTCTCCATTTTTGTGTGTTAAGAAGCATGGAAGTTGGATTTTGTGAAGAGAGCTTAAAGTCTAaggagcttggagcaaggagaagCTTGTGGATTTGATTTATACTTCATCTTAGCATCATCTTGAAGGTAAAAATTTGTTACCTTGGCTTCTATCtagttagatctgaagttgtaacttcagatctggactcctctagccccttatagtcataaagttctAGTATTTAGCAAGTTATGGCCTTCTCCTTACCTAAAACTCCTtctttagcttggttttggcctttaagaccttgcatacacgtaaagtttgcaactttacatggtaactatgccttaggaagctagatctacaatttggagctttGAGATGGCTTAAAAGCGTCTGAGTGAGAATTGGactggaggaactcgacgagttgcatggtcaaattgacaagtcggatgaagattgcgtGTATTGGTTctgcatagactcggcgagtcagtgagatgactcgatgagttagttagggttttcccgacatttagacaccgcatggactcgacgagttgtctggaaactcgacgagtcaactagggttttcacggtTTCTCGAGTtcttaaggaactcgacgagtcagtggactacactcgatgagttaggtcaacatggactgttgaccttgaccgttgactttgactttgaccaagggttaaccggtttgacttctgggggtattttagtaatttggaaaTTTATGAAAGTGGATCATTAGTGGATGTAGGTGATTAAGTTTGGAGCTGTATTTGGGGAGTTTCACATTTATCAtcccgagctacttgtgaggtgagttgtcctcactatacgaACAGGGTTAAAGACACCAATGCTGGCCCTTTTcagatttgtatccgggtttattgcatgttgatatgctagtgacctgttaggttgatatcctggtatataggatgatgttatgctagtgacctgtaggtcggtatcctggtatataggatgatgctatgctagtaacctgttaggtcggtttcatggtatataggatgatgctatgattagtgatctgttagaacGGTTTAACTAATATAtatgctagcatatgatatttatgtacatatgattgtttgttttggggttgggttgaggtggacatgctttgtgctgaaggccaacatacctagggcagaCCGGATAAACTGCAGGCCCGGGAGGGcatactagtcaggccgaaggctcgacgagcagtctggataggctgaaggccctgagatgtcgatggctcggagagcggtcctgATACACTGATggccctgcgaggtggtccagtcaggctgatggctcattatgcatgttatttgtttacatgatattgatatggtttgtatggcgttggtattttggggaaaatcactaagcttcgggtttacagttgttgattttgtttcaggtacttctgatgatcgccgAAAGGTGAagacgtgatcgtgcacctccttatatttttatgatttgattctgggatactctgacatgaaaccatttttaaaacaaatttgtaataattattagtttttgagtaatttaaaaagttttaaattggcatgatttttatgagtgttacaagttggtagagTAAATCATCGATTTTTCCTAGCCTTAATGCATTCAGACACTTCCAAGCAAAACCAAAGCCCCAAGCtatagatctggtcccctaggactgagataccacgtaaagttgctaactttacgtccatgcatggcatcaaagggGCTAAAACTCTAAAATAAGGCTTGTCAAGGGATTTAGGGCATGAAGGAGGGCCAATATTTGATAATGCTTGGAACTTTAGGCTCAAAGAGCCACAAAACAtccagatctgaagtggcaacttcAAACAATGCATCTTTCCAAGAATGACCCTAATATGGACCAAGAATAACAATATCTTTCCATATAAGTAGATATAAGCAACAAGAGgccaaggtatcaactttatacctcaaattgGTAGCCACAATAGAGCAAACACCGGATCTAGAACCTCTCCCTTCAGCCAACTTATTCAAGCTTCTTGTTCCTTCCAAAATAGCACCAAAAACCACTCTTtaagctcacacacactcaataagggcaaaatcatgaactagggttttctctggacaaggaggccatgaaggagggcAACAATGagagttaaggcctttaaataggctgcaacccctaaaaattagggttttcatgttcagccttcaactcgtcgagttggggccttccaactcgtcgagcagACATCAAAATAAATGCGGACATTAAATACTCTACACAATGAGTTggagccttccaactcgtcgagttgccctgaaaatataaataataagccTTAAGTTCATACCTGaagattgggatgttacaagaagaggtggaccaaacggttGCAGACTATAATAAGAAgcgtatttgttttttttaacatcttcatgctgctgcagatattaaaaaattaaaataaactgattttataaacagaaaatagtttttttaaaaccgaaaatttaataatgtatgacatttcagcaagaatttatgatatttgatactttattttatttccttctttttattagtttattttagatttttttaggTCTTTTTATTGgtattgcattgtatattctttgTTTTCTTTATCCTGGATCGTTtcgggtactttctattttgcatgAGATATTTTGCAGGATTTTGGAGCACGTTGCGGTTGCGGTTTGACTGGAGTTAGGCTTGGTGGGCTTTTTGATGCATTATTGGGCTTTACGGATCCATCAAAGGAGATTTGGGCTTAAAAAGTTGAAGacttggatgaagtgggcttgtgaagatgggtcatggattcTTATTTTGGGCTTGGACTATCCATATTTAAAGATTGAAGATGATTGGTCAAATTGAATCATGTGACATGTGATGTATGGAAGGGACCAAGGGAATCTTGTGTAGTGGAGAAAATTGAGCCAATAACATTCCAACAATATTTGCGAGGGTGGAGTCTCGGTCGTGCAATACTTGCGAGGGTACCCGCACAACTGCACacttttgggcattttggtcattttgctcaCCATTTACTTGGGGGGTTAGGTCTAGCAACTCATTCTTCGATTTTCCACCATTGGAGACCATTAGAGGCGATTTTTGGAGCTCGATAATCATTCTTCTCATCTTTCTAAGTAATTGGTAGATTCTTGATGCAAAAacacttttgtgattgttattttgttCCCATGAGTGGCTAGTTTCTCTGTTTTGGTTAAATTTGGCTAAAAGCCTTGgatatttgtgggttttgaaggattcatgcttaattgtcatttatcttatgtttatgattctagttcatatttcttatgctttgtttaatactttgatcatgagcttggtacttgaatgagaaattgttggtttatttctttagtttagcattgaatcattgaatttacttagaacaagggctttatgatggtagaaatcatctctagcttatgaatcatggctcctttatggatgtgtaagcattgacatcctctaggaattggggattccttcattcttaaggctaatcaacttcttgatttcaattgcttcaattgaatccttgattttgattaagaaggtgtgttgtgggctccctcaacctccatactacctacgAGGAAtattggcatatcatgcttcatgatttctataaccaaattggtatgaatgataagcttcatattgaatcctaatgataaacacacaaatgttcattatgTTGAATTGCCTTTGTTAACCAATTCTCCCCAATATTCGAGCATCTCACCATCTCGCTTGATTGCAagttttttagttattcaagtcttttagttttcaagcaatCACAACACCCCCCctccttttagtttaattgtagttagttagttttatTACACTAGTTCTATttgattgcattggtgatt
The genomic region above belongs to Lactuca sativa cultivar Salinas chromosome 4, Lsat_Salinas_v11, whole genome shotgun sequence and contains:
- the LOC111884747 gene encoding pyruvate decarboxylase 1; this encodes MEADYEVRVKAEPITTAPLSSGTLGGHLARRLVQIGVKDVFSVPGDFNLTLLDHLIAEPGLNLVGCCNELNAGYAADGYARAKGVGACVVTFTVGGLSVLNAIAGAYSENLPVICIVGGPNSNDYGTNRILHHTIGLPDFTQEMQCFQTVTCAQAVVNNLDDAHEQIDTAISTALKESKPVYISISCNLPGIPHPTFAREPVPYFLPPISSNPLGLEAAVEETAKFLNKAVKPVIVAGSKLRVSKAQKAFMEFADASGFPIAIMPSAKGLVPETHPNFIGTYWGAVSTNFVGEIVESADAYIFVGPIFNDYSSVGYSLLIKKEKSIFVQPNRVTIGHGPSLGWVFMADFLSALAKKVKKNNTALENYQRIFVPNGVPLKYEKNEPLRVNILFKHIQEMLSGESAVIAETGDSWFNCQKLRLPENCGYEFQMQYGSIGWSVGATLGYAQAAKDKRVIACIGDGSFQVTAQDISTMIRCGQNTIIFLINNGGYTIEVEIHDGPYNVIKNWDYTGLVNAIHNGEGKCWTSKVRTEEELVEAIATATGAHKDSLCFIEIFVHKDDTSKELLEWGSRVSAANSRPPNPQ